From the genome of Bacteroidota bacterium:
ATATACCATCCTCCATGCGTACCTGACGTTCACCTGAACCATTTGGATCAATAGATGGCAGGTTAGTTACAACCTGGCCCGTCCATTTACCTGCAAAATACTGATCGGTGTTAAAGTAATCGGCCTCAGATGGGTTTGGATTATGATCCAATATACCTTCACGTATTAAAACAAATTCGTTCACGCGATCTGTACGCCATGCACAGAAATCACTTGCCTGCAGCCAGTTTACTCCAACCACAGGATAATCCCTGTATGCAGGGTGACGCAGGTAATATTCTACATAAGGCTCATTGAAAGCGGTTCTCTCGCGCCAGCAAAGTGTATCGGGTAAAGCTTTCTTATAGATCTCATAGAAGTTTGCATTGAACACCCGGAAGGTCCAGTGCAAATACTCAAGATAATCGAGATTACGCACCTCTGTTTCATCCATATAGAATGATGAAACCGTGATCCTGCGGGGAACATTATTCCAATCATATGTTACATCCTGCTCAGCACGGCCCATTGTAAATGTTCCGCCTTCAACCAGGATCAGTCCGGGCCCGGTTTCCTGTTCCATGTATGGCACTACTTCAAAACCACCATTTTTGGGCTCGTTATAAGCCCAGCCTGTAACCGGTGAACGCTCCTTTGAACATGAAACGATAATTACCGCTCCTGTAATAAAAGCCAGCTTTGATAGTTTCTTCATTTTCATATTATGTTGTTTTTTTACGGGTACTTGTTAACTTACATAAACTAAAACGATGGGCAACTTATTGTTCTGAATTTTTTCTTTTTAGGCTTACATGCAAACTGCAAGGTCATAGACGCCTCATGTGAACCGGCTGTTATATTAGTGAGTTTTGAAACGGTAAGGTCATAACTATAACCAAACTTAAACACATCTTTCTGGAACCCTAAAAGCGCAATGAAGGAATCCTGATTACGATACCACAAACCACCTACTACAGGACCTTTATTAAGGTAAATACCCAACAGAATTTGCTGGAAATCCTGCTGTTTCATGTATAATATATTCGGGGAAATTGAAGTTTCGGCATCTTTGGCAATGTCCAGTGGAATTACCGCACCGGCATGAGCTGTTATTTTCATGGGTAACGGGCTTGGACCCGCAACCAGCGCTTCATCGGGTGTTGTTAAGTGGTGGACAGCAAAACCAAAAAAGTAACGTTTACTATATCCAAGCATTCCGGCCGATATATCAAGGTAAGAACGTTTACCAATATAATTTGTTTCGAGAGTATTGAAAACAAACCCACGCTTAGGGTCTATCTGATCTCCGAATGTGAGTTTGCTCCAATCAACACTCACCTGAGCATAGGTTGCCTGG
Proteins encoded in this window:
- a CDS encoding type IX secretion system membrane protein PorP/SprF; its protein translation is MLKRITFSMVLLLSLVCGEEAFAQDPEFTQFYANPLYLNPAFAGTSRCPRFILNYRNQWPGISGTYVTYHASYDQHIDALSGGIGLMAMNDVAGAGGILKRTWLSGIYSYQLNITREFSVKMGFQATYAQVSVDWSKLTFGDQIDPKRGFVFNTLETNYIGKRSYLDISAGMLGYSKRYFFGFAVHHLTTPDEALVAGPSPLPMKITAHAGAVIPLDIAKDAETSISPNILYMKQQDFQQILLGIYLNKGPVVGGLWYRNQDSFIALLGFQKDVFKFGYSYDLTVSKLTNITAGSHEASMTLQFACKPKKKKFRTISCPSF